In a genomic window of Desulfosporosinus sp. Sb-LF:
- a CDS encoding IS3 family transposase — translation MSPSVNYLAIYRHRDYYSITAMCKFFAVSRSGYYDFCKRIDKPDKDEPLAQMIQECQDRTGKTYGYRRVKIWLHRKKQLLVNHKAILRIMNKYGLLAEIRRRKKYKRMGEQLHKYENLLNREFKAAKPNQKWVTDISYIHTGQGTLYLSMIRDLFDESIIAHKVGTEQTVNLVLNTVKRLYKKKGSPKSCNSTVTKGFNTLQPGIST, via the coding sequence GTGAGTCCATCAGTAAACTATTTAGCAATATACCGTCACAGAGATTATTATTCAATAACGGCCATGTGTAAGTTTTTTGCGGTATCCCGTAGCGGATATTACGATTTCTGCAAGAGAATTGATAAACCTGACAAAGATGAACCCTTGGCACAAATGATACAGGAGTGCCAGGACCGTACAGGTAAAACATACGGCTATCGACGAGTGAAGATATGGTTGCATCGAAAGAAGCAGCTATTGGTTAACCACAAAGCCATATTGCGAATCATGAATAAATATGGATTATTGGCTGAAATACGACGACGCAAAAAATATAAACGAATGGGTGAGCAACTACATAAGTACGAGAACCTTCTAAATCGAGAGTTTAAGGCTGCTAAACCTAATCAAAAATGGGTTACCGATATCTCCTATATTCATACTGGTCAAGGGACTCTTTATCTGTCCATGATCCGTGATCTATTTGACGAAAGCATAATTGCACATAAGGTAGGCACAGAGCAAACTGTTAATCTCGTACTTAATACTGTTAAGCGGCTATACAAAAAGAAGGGGTCACCGAAGAGCTGCAACTCCACAGTGACCAAGGGTTTCAATACACTTCAACCGGGTATTTCAACCTAA
- a CDS encoding IS3 family transposase: MQKEGVTEELQLHSDQGFQYTSTGYFNLTKEYGIIPSMSRKGNCYDNAIAENFFGILKSECIYKHKPKTFDEARQLINDYIYFYNHERIQLKTKLTPLEKRCQIA; the protein is encoded by the coding sequence ATACAAAAAGAAGGGGTCACCGAAGAGCTGCAACTCCACAGTGACCAAGGGTTTCAATACACTTCAACCGGGTATTTCAACCTAACCAAAGAGTACGGTATAATACCTTCAATGTCAAGAAAAGGGAATTGTTATGATAACGCAATAGCGGAAAATTTCTTCGGTATTCTCAAATCAGAGTGTATCTATAAACACAAGCCAAAAACCTTTGATGAGGCCCGACAACTAATTAATGATTATATTTATTTCTACAACCATGAACGTATTCAGCTCAAAACGAAACTGACACCGCTCGAAAAGCGGTGCCAGATTGCGTAA
- a CDS encoding prepilin-type N-terminal cleavage/methylation domain-containing protein codes for MSRVRTDDQGFTLLEILLVLILLAGSGFYLLIKLPVNFEKQRLAFESTQLLEDIRDARQAALAENNWYAVNFYYQTGDHHYQIFRQGKMIKNVYFEDGIEFFGSPKNLSFNALGRSVGTTIILTTPSGVRRSIVVAPVGMRIREK; via the coding sequence ATGAGCAGAGTGAGGACCGATGATCAAGGATTTACGTTACTGGAAATTCTGCTTGTTTTAATTCTATTGGCGGGTTCAGGTTTTTATCTGCTCATTAAGCTTCCTGTAAACTTTGAAAAGCAACGCCTTGCCTTTGAGTCAACACAATTATTAGAGGACATTCGGGATGCACGGCAGGCCGCATTGGCCGAGAATAATTGGTATGCGGTCAATTTTTATTATCAGACAGGGGATCACCATTATCAAATCTTTAGGCAAGGCAAAATGATAAAAAATGTATACTTTGAAGATGGGATTGAGTTTTTTGGAAGTCCGAAAAATTTATCATTTAATGCATTAGGGCGAAGTGTAGGAACAACGATCATTTTAACAACTCCTTCGGGTGTGCGAAGGAGCATCGTCGTTGCCCCAGTAGGTATGCGCATTAGAGAAAAGTAG
- the aroE gene encoding shikimate dehydrogenase: MEKHYAVIGTPIDHSLSPWMHNAGYKALGIDAEYQRFNVEPSHLAEAVEGLCSLGFSGWNVTLPHKEPIISLLDALTPEARRAGAVNTVKILDGQRIGHNTDGVGFVRSVQDDLKGFKGKKAVLLGAGGAAKGIALALAEQEMELHILNRTPEKASELVQAIQREGGIATSGLFAPGKWLEGVDLLVQTTSVGLHGESFPFSLKGISDQTLVVDIIVNPRETVFLQEARKQGCRTLDGSGMLLFQGVLAWEFWLGGQAPVEAMRQALKGQLMQRMFYKG; this comes from the coding sequence GTGGAGAAACATTATGCAGTGATCGGAACTCCGATAGACCATTCTCTTTCCCCGTGGATGCACAACGCAGGGTATAAAGCTTTAGGTATCGACGCGGAGTATCAACGTTTTAATGTTGAGCCTAGCCATTTGGCGGAAGCGGTAGAAGGTCTCTGTTCCCTGGGCTTTTCTGGTTGGAACGTAACTCTACCCCATAAAGAACCCATTATTTCCCTGTTAGATGCTCTTACTCCCGAAGCCAGGCGCGCGGGAGCTGTTAATACAGTGAAGATTCTTGATGGGCAAAGAATTGGTCACAATACGGACGGCGTTGGGTTTGTTCGTTCAGTGCAAGATGATCTCAAGGGATTTAAAGGGAAAAAAGCAGTTCTCCTAGGTGCGGGTGGTGCAGCTAAAGGGATTGCCTTGGCTCTTGCCGAACAAGAGATGGAACTGCATATTCTTAATCGAACGCCAGAAAAGGCGAGTGAGTTGGTTCAGGCGATTCAACGTGAGGGAGGAATCGCGACTTCGGGTTTATTTGCCCCGGGAAAATGGCTTGAAGGTGTAGACCTCTTAGTACAAACTACGTCCGTGGGCTTACATGGTGAATCCTTTCCGTTTTCTCTTAAGGGAATTTCAGATCAAACGCTCGTCGTTGATATCATCGTTAATCCCAGGGAAACGGTTTTTTTGCAAGAAGCAAGAAAGCAGGGGTGTCGTACGTTGGATGGATCAGGTATGCTGCTGTTTCAAGGGGTTTTGGCTTGGGAGTTCTGGCTTGGGGGACAAGCTCCCGTTGAGGCGATGCGACAGGCTTTGAAAGGGCAGCTCATGCAGCGAATGTTTTACAAAGGGTAA
- a CDS encoding YqeG family HAD IIIA-type phosphatase, with translation MFEYFRPTLQAPSLDLISVEQLVRDGIKGLIIDLDNTMTPWNDVEVGPKVAEWFIKVKDAGIGACVVSNNKKRQRVAVVAERLGIPFVFRATKPRRRAFRAGMDILGTGHEDTAAIGDQLFTDILGGNRLGLYTILVTPINDHEFIGTRVMRRIEKALVWIMKHFASAKPFSPKIH, from the coding sequence ATGTTTGAATATTTTCGACCGACACTTCAAGCTCCTTCACTCGATCTTATTTCGGTTGAACAACTCGTTCGTGATGGGATCAAAGGGCTCATTATCGACTTAGATAATACCATGACCCCATGGAATGATGTCGAAGTGGGTCCAAAAGTGGCAGAGTGGTTTATTAAAGTTAAAGATGCTGGAATTGGTGCCTGTGTTGTGTCAAACAATAAGAAGCGCCAGCGTGTTGCTGTTGTTGCTGAACGATTAGGAATACCGTTTGTTTTTCGTGCGACAAAGCCACGAAGAAGAGCGTTTCGAGCGGGAATGGACATTTTAGGAACTGGGCATGAGGATACAGCTGCCATTGGGGATCAGTTGTTTACGGATATTTTAGGTGGAAATCGGCTTGGACTCTATACGATTTTAGTCACTCCGATAAATGACCATGAGTTTATCGGGACACGCGTTATGCGACGGATTGAGAAGGCGCTCGTCTGGATAATGAAGCATTTTGCTTCAGCGAAACCCTTCAGTCCTAAAATTCATTAA
- the sigK gene encoding RNA polymerase sporulation sigma factor SigK: protein MFAELFFVSMALSVLKGVSLLVSYINNNAFPQPLNEKEEARYLRILSESKTEPFTLTREVEQARNTLVEHNLRLVAHLVKKFDGTGEDGDDLISIGTIGLIKGINTFDPGKGTKLATYAARCIENEILMHLRSLKKSRGEVSIYDPIGMDKEGNEISLIDVLGSNEEDISLRVENESEQKALLELVKKLTGREKMVLQMRYGLMNSPKRTQREIAKALDISRSYVSRIEKKAIQKLMEEMGKIDPNK from the coding sequence ATGTTCGCGGAACTGTTCTTTGTCAGTATGGCACTCTCCGTTCTTAAGGGAGTTTCTTTATTAGTTTCGTATATCAATAATAATGCCTTCCCCCAGCCCTTAAATGAGAAGGAGGAAGCGCGTTATTTACGAATCCTGAGTGAAAGCAAAACAGAGCCCTTTACCTTAACCCGTGAGGTTGAGCAAGCGCGCAATACGTTAGTGGAGCACAATCTGCGGTTGGTGGCTCATCTAGTGAAGAAATTTGACGGAACAGGGGAAGATGGGGACGACTTAATTTCGATTGGTACAATTGGTTTAATTAAGGGAATTAATACGTTTGATCCGGGGAAAGGGACGAAGCTTGCCACTTACGCGGCTCGTTGTATAGAAAATGAAATTCTAATGCATTTGCGGTCACTGAAGAAGTCGCGCGGCGAAGTTTCTATTTATGATCCGATTGGAATGGACAAAGAAGGTAATGAGATCTCGCTTATTGATGTCTTGGGTTCAAATGAGGAGGATATTTCCTTGAGGGTTGAAAATGAATCTGAGCAAAAGGCTTTACTTGAGCTTGTGAAGAAGCTCACTGGAAGGGAAAAAATGGTGCTTCAAATGCGTTATGGATTAATGAACAGTCCGAAAAGGACACAACGGGAGATTGCCAAGGCCTTGGATATTTCACGATCGTATGTTTCTCGCATCGAGAAGAAAGCTATCCAAAAATTAATGGAAGAGATGGGGAAGATTGATCCAAATAAATGA
- a CDS encoding imidazolonepropionase produces the protein MSGKRGMKHFGESIIKEVLQMKENGMTNREIAEYFNLRNTKAVKSLVNRHNRKQRSLEAGIVIRPKGRPRKGTSLTTDQEKDNEIKRLKMENELLRSFLQIAGRR, from the coding sequence ATGTCAGGAAAACGAGGAATGAAACATTTCGGGGAAAGCATTATTAAAGAAGTTCTTCAAATGAAGGAAAATGGAATGACCAATCGTGAAATTGCTGAATACTTCAACTTGAGAAATACTAAGGCCGTTAAAAGTCTAGTGAATAGACACAATCGAAAGCAACGGTCCCTAGAGGCGGGAATCGTAATACGACCAAAAGGAAGACCAAGGAAAGGAACAAGTTTAACAACCGATCAGGAAAAAGACAACGAGATTAAGCGGTTAAAAATGGAGAATGAACTTCTGCGTTCTTTTCTTCAAATCGCTGGAAGGAGGTGA